A genomic window from Purpureocillium takamizusanense chromosome 2, complete sequence includes:
- a CDS encoding uncharacterized protein (COG:S~EggNog:ENOG503NYJM): MDQTDRQLRFDVLNFWLDNCRPPTTQDLSAKSRRDESDVRRGLKCLEELHHLKLYGDEVPSPTPIAMAHPFSHLPTPYLVRAGERSWWANCAWCAFGLASMLYPDCRDDDDAAAVEVHALTASSGSRVIRVDQDGRLRGADSDGDGDGDGGSGRTDLQSYHVVFSAPPSRWWADVRFACSTIQLCATRGEAEAWHRRHGFHAGDVMSLATLWELAKAWYHDKHKYQYERKTEEQKEALFKELGLTSAYWSS, translated from the exons ATGGACCAAACCGACAGGCAGCTTCGCTTCGACGTGCTCAACTTTTGGCTCGACAACTGCCGCCCTCCCACAACGCAGGACCTGTCGGCCAAGAGCAGGCGCGACGAGTCGGACGTGCGCCGCGGGCTGAAGtgcctcgaggagctgcatCATCTCAAGCTCTACGGCGATGAGgtgccctcgccgacgcccatcgccatggcgcaTCCCTTTTCGCATCT GCCGACCCCTTACCTCGTG AGAGCAGGCGAGCGCTCGTGGTGGGCCAACTGCGCCTGGTGCGCCTTTGGCCTCGCCTCCATGCTGTACCCGGACTgccgcgatgacgacgacgccgccgctgtcgaggTGCACGCCctgacggcgtcgtcgggctcgcgcGTTATCCGCGTCGATCAAGATGGTAGGCTCCGGGGTGCtgacagcgacggcgacggtgacggtgacggcggcagcgggaggACAGACCTGCAGTCGTACCACGTCGTCTtctcagcgccgccgtcgcgctggtgGGCCGACGTGCGCTTCGCGTGCAGCACGATCCAGCTGTGCGCgacgcgcggcgaggcggaggcgtgGCACCGACGGCATGGGTTCCACGCGGGTGACGTGATGAGCCTGGCCACGCTGTGGGAGCTTGCCaag GCGTGGTATCACGATAAGCACAAGTACCAGTATGAGCGCAAGACGGAGGAGCAGAAAGAAGCGCTGTTTAAGGAGCTGGGGCTCACATCGGCGTATTGGTCGAGCTGA
- a CDS encoding uncharacterized protein (TransMembrane:5 (o51-68i80-98o122-144i165-188o218-239i)~EggNog:ENOG503P8YI) codes for MSTWLLHEKTRPSVTYITVRGHASTSSRQQPSSRAAMEACTPHPRPDMYGLGIRFTFYLQWFGALYFNHVGQEVLPAVRLLGLCLSIAATAALVVHISRINDAGTATNSVPAATTPVPLDPAGIYIVLLLTTGTYMFLVPVYLFRPFMCWNPRYSPRSWSKERKVRAFRLIEWALVVTAASTAVWFFAVHVPGLHRAARCHQYGFLFSPMPLDGNDGFLAFNAAVYLLMLLVCLGKLLWRVFCDRRVSERVRHERGNMRLPYVVELPVMLMPPARASAGV; via the coding sequence ATGTCGACGTGGTTACTGCATGAGAAGACCCGGCCGTCTGTAACATATATCACCGTACGAGGCCATGCTTCGACATCATCACGGCAacagcccagcagccgcgccgccatggaaGCCTGCACGCCTCATCCCCGTCCCGACATGTACGGCCTCGGGATCCGCTTCACCTTTTACTTGCAGTGGTTCGGCGCGCTCTACTTCAACCACGTCGGCCAGGAGGTGCTCCCCGCGGTGCGTCTCCTCGGGCTCTGCCTGTCcatcgccgcgacggccgctctcgtcgtccacaTCAGCCGCATCAACGACGCCGGCACCGCGACCAACAGCGTCCCagcggccacgacgcccgtgCCGCTCGACCCCGCGGGCATCTAcatcgtgctgctgctcacgaCGGGCACGTACATGTTCCTGGTGCCCGTGTACTTGTTCCGCCCGTTCATGTGCTGGAACCCGCGGTACAGCCCACGCTCGTGGTCCAAGGAGCGCAAGGTGCGCGCCTTTCGGCTGATCGAGTGGGCGCTCGTCGTAacggccgcatcgacggccgTGTGGTTCTTCGCGGTCCACGTGCCGGGCCTgcaccgggcggcgcgctgccaCCAGTACGGCTTCCTATTCAGCCCGATGccgctcgacggcaacgacgggTTCCTGGCCTTCAACGCGGCCGTCTACCTGCTCATGCTGCTGGTCTGCCTCGGCAAGCTCCTGTGGCGCGTCTTCTGCGACAGGAGGGTGAGCGAGAGGGTGAGGCACGAGCGCGGAAACATGCGTCTCCCGTacgtcgtcgagcttccAGTCATGTTGATGCCGCCCGCACGAGCGTCTGCTGGTGTCTGA